AGGTTCAGCAGATGTGGATGGGTGGTCTTCTCCCATGCATGTCCTCTACAACTCTTCCACATTTAGTAGTGACTTCCATACCTGGGGAAGTGGAGCTGAATGTGCTCCAAAATAATTAGCCATTTTAAGCTCCACTTTTGAACACAAGTTTGATCTTAAATAGGGCTGGAAATAAGAAATGAGGAGATTTATGCATTTAAATACACCCTGCATTCATTGTAGCTGAGGTGACATTTAATAACTTTTGTGAAATGAGCCAAGAGAGAATTGCATTATAGCTTAGTAAATATAAAAATGGTGAGTCAAGGTGCTGATACCATCATTCCTCTGTGATTTCCCTGTCTCTGTCATTGCTGAAACACAACAAGGAGTTTTGGCTTTTATTGCAGTGCTACAGGGGGAAATGGCAGAATGCCACCATGACATAGTCTTGGCATTAACACACACGGACAGCAATGAAGCTGTATTTCATTCTCTGATGCTAGTTGGTTTACTATCTTTATTGGGAATCACTGGATTAGATACtggtcattttaaaaataacttgaaagaGGTGtgatatgggttttttttagtgcatGACCTTCAATAATACTGTCTTTCATGTGTTCTTTAGGTCTGGGTTTAGCATTCAACTTACAGCCTGCCCTGACCATGATTGGCAAGTATTTCTATAAGAAGCGTCCCATTGCTAACGGATTGGCCATGGCTGGAAGTCCAGTGTTTCTGAGCACATTGGCACCTCTCAATCAAttcctttttaatgcatttggCTGGAAAGGAAGCTTTCTCATTCTGGGAGGACTTCTTTTGAACTGCTGTGTGGCTGGGTCGCTTATGAGACCTGTTGGACCAAAAACAGTCCCTCCTGTGAAAAAAGATGTTGAAAAAGGCACAGGAGATTCTACCTTGCACAAAAACAACAAGAAGTCTTTTTGGCAAACTATGAATAAGTATCTAGATCTGTCCCTCTTCAAACACAGAGGGTTTCTGATCTATTTGTCAGGAAATGTCATTATGTTTATCGGTTTCTTCGCTCCAATAGTATTCTTGGCTCCTTATGCCAAGCACAAGGGAATTGATgaatattctgctgcttttttgctaTCTATCTTAGCCTTCGTAGACATGTTTGCTAGGCCTTCAATGGGACTCGTAGCAAACTCCAAGTTTATCCGGCCAAAGATTCAGTACTTTTTTAGTTTTGCTGTCTTGTACAATGGCGTCTGTCATATCTTGTGCCCTCTGGCAACAAATTACACTGGCTTGGTGATATATGCTGTATTTTTTGGGTTTGCATTTGGAATGGTTAGCAGCGTTCTTTTTGAGACATTGATGGACCTCGTTGGGGCTGCCAGATTTTCCAGTGCAGTTGGACTTGTCACCATTGTGGAGTGTTGCCCTGTGCTCATAGGGCCTCCTCTAGGAGGTAAGAAtctcttttatt
This genomic interval from Calonectris borealis chromosome 1, bCalBor7.hap1.2, whole genome shotgun sequence contains the following:
- the SLC16A7 gene encoding monocarboxylate transporter 2 — encoded protein: MPPATAAPQYPPPDGGWGWVVVFGAFISIGFSYAFPKAITVFFKEIQEIFHTSYSEIAWISSIMLAVMYAGGPISSILVNKYGSRPVMIAGGILCSFGMIASSFCNSVLELYLCIGVVGGLGLAFNLQPALTMIGKYFYKKRPIANGLAMAGSPVFLSTLAPLNQFLFNAFGWKGSFLILGGLLLNCCVAGSLMRPVGPKTVPPVKKDVEKGTGDSTLHKNNKKSFWQTMNKYLDLSLFKHRGFLIYLSGNVIMFIGFFAPIVFLAPYAKHKGIDEYSAAFLLSILAFVDMFARPSMGLVANSKFIRPKIQYFFSFAVLYNGVCHILCPLATNYTGLVIYAVFFGFAFGMVSSVLFETLMDLVGAARFSSAVGLVTIVECCPVLIGPPLGGWLVDVTGEYQYMYFVCGVIVIVASIWLFIGNAINYRLLAKEKKLEDEKQKAQKNADSKEAEPLTNNENEDAASRADKALEDPSERETNI